The Helicobacter ganmani genome includes the window AGATAAAATCCGCGACTTTACATTGAATTGTAAAAGATGAATCCTTGCTCTTTTGAATCGCAAAAGGGCAAAATCCACAAGGAGACTTTATGCGTTTTTATGAAACTATGTTTGTGGTTAAACCCACTTTGACACAAGAAGAAATCACTCAAAAGATTGATTTTTACAAAACTGCAATCATCAACAATGGCGGAGAAATCAGCGCAACTTTAGATATGGGTATGCGCAACCTTGCCTATGAAATCAAAAAAAACAAACGCGGCTACTATTTTGTTATTTATTTCAAAGCAGAACCTAAGCTTGTTTTAGAATTAGAGCGTCTCTACCGCATCAATGAAGATATTTTACGCTTTATCGTCATCAAATACGATAGCAAAAAAGAGCAAAAAGCTTGGGAAATCTTAGTTGATAGAGCAATCAACAATAAAAAATCTGCTCCCTTAAAAGAAAAAGAGGCAGAAGAAAAAGTTGCTCAAGAATAAGGGTAGTTAAGGATATTCAATGTTTAACAAAGTCATTTTAGCAGGAAATTTAACGCGAGATGTAGAATTGCGCTATTTGCCTAGTGGTGCCGCATTAGCAAAACTTGGACTTGCGGTGAATCGTCGCTTCAAAAAGCAAGATGGTTCGCAAGGAGATGAAGTTTGCTATATTGATGTAAATCTGTTTGGGCGGACTGCTGAAGTGGCAAATCAATACCTCAAAAAAGGCTCTTCAGTGCTTATTGAAGGGCGTTTGGTATTGGAAAGCTGGACAGATAATACCGGACAAAAGCGAAGCAAACACAGCATTACAGCCGAAAATATGCAAATGCTTGGCTCAAGAAATGAAGGTGGGAATTATGGAAATGGCGGTGGAAATGGAAGCTATGGGGGCTACCAAAATCAAAATGACAATTATGGTGAAACCACTCACTACAACAACTATGGGAATCCTCAAAATACACAACAAGCTAGCGCACCAAAACCACAAAAAGCCAAAGAAAACGAAATCCCTGTGATTGACATTGACGATGAAGAAATACCATTTTAAAGGATAAATTATGGCAGAGAAAAAAAGATACTCCAAACGATATTGCAGATACACAGAGGCAAAAATTGATTTTATTGACT containing:
- the rpsF gene encoding 30S ribosomal protein S6: MRFYETMFVVKPTLTQEEITQKIDFYKTAIINNGGEISATLDMGMRNLAYEIKKNKRGYYFVIYFKAEPKLVLELERLYRINEDILRFIVIKYDSKKEQKAWEILVDRAINNKKSAPLKEKEAEEKVAQE
- a CDS encoding single-stranded DNA-binding protein; the protein is MFNKVILAGNLTRDVELRYLPSGAALAKLGLAVNRRFKKQDGSQGDEVCYIDVNLFGRTAEVANQYLKKGSSVLIEGRLVLESWTDNTGQKRSKHSITAENMQMLGSRNEGGNYGNGGGNGSYGGYQNQNDNYGETTHYNNYGNPQNTQQASAPKPQKAKENEIPVIDIDDEEIPF